Proteins encoded together in one Ipomoea triloba cultivar NCNSP0323 chromosome 4, ASM357664v1 window:
- the LOC116016525 gene encoding protein NLP6-like, with amino-acid sequence MTQRMASSDPAVDAQSRLSIPEFLNFLPTEPKLSYSYTRPSSAHLQLFWTHREPETLKEKIKSALQLLDLSYFPTLVQFWAPKIIKDQCHLTTSDQPFGLTVLRKGLCSYRKLCVGYEYFAGEALEGNLGPPGRVFRNGVDEFCPDVRFYNKEDYPLRESALGCGIGGFLALPVFEATGERCIGVLEFVTVWDGSYCLTDYIWRIRDALKAVGLRCLDVCRPFEINGGSERLNDTLDEIEKVLEVVCNKHKMPLAQTWFPSSDGIHTESVMMTTKKGSYVLGKRVSSFQKDCTYFPIRKGQGVVGEAFLSPNLSSCKDLTCLSINEYPFAPGARKVGLTSSFAVCLKSMDSENDVYVIEFFLSDQPACSQSQTSLDSLAVIQTSLDSLAVTINEHFHSFNIAAAENFHNEFSGDVKMSEDEKIEDPPSNEKMAALEGGDTGSDIDDQGVVHLGNDESQGNNMLDAEQKGIGFDSQEKEDSIQPSETGDIAAAKHQDLSEKQDGNANSSDCIPSKRLTSEHESDPSAKKQKIESFPMEQSCVDTTPANGPDSVSSPIPQVTTAKDETPITVKVVHKDDIIKFPLFLSSGIVDFEGEVISRMKLEAKSFLIKCQDKDENWLQMQSDMDLQSYMSTMRTLGRSTVKFFLELITN; translated from the exons ATGACCCAAAGAATGGCATCATCAGACCCAGCAGTTGATGCTCAAAGCCGCCTTTCCATCCCCGAGTTCCTCAATTTCTTGCCCACCGAACCAAAACTCTCCTACTCGTACACCCGCCCCTCCAGTGCTCACCTGCAGCTCTTCTGGACTCATCGAGAGCCTGAAACCCTTAAAGAAAAGATCAAATCTGCACTTCAGCTCTTAGACTTGTCTTACTTTCCAACTTTAGTACAGTTCTGGGCACCCAAGATCATCAAAGATCAATGCCATCTTACCACTTCAGACCAACCCTTTGGTCTCACTGTTTTGCGCAAAGGTCTCTGTTCTTATAGAAAGTTGTGTGTAGGGTATGAGTATTTTGCTGGTGAGGCGCTAGAAGGGAATCTTGGGCCTCCGGGTCGGGTATTCAGAAATGGGGTTGATGAATTTTGTCCAGATGTGAGGTTTTACAACAAGGAAGATTACCCACTTAGGGAGAGTGCATTGGGTTGTGGGATTGGGGGATTCTTGGCTTTGCCTGTTTTTGAAGCTACTGGGGAGAGGTGTATTGGGGTTCTGGAGTTTGTCACTGTATGGGATGGGAGTTACTGCTTGACTGATTACATTTGGAGAATCAGAGATGCTCTAAAG GCAGTAGGTTTGAGATGTTTAGATGTCTGTCGGccctttgaaatcaatgga GGTTCTGAAAGGCTCAACGACACACTTGACGAAATTGAGAAGGTATTGGAAGTGGTTTGTAATAAGCACAAGATGCCTTTAGCCCAGACCTGGTTCCCGAGTTCTGATGGAATCCACACGGAGAGTGTCATGATGACAACCAAAAAGGGATCGTATGTGTTAGGCAAGAGAGTTTCTTCCTTCCAAAAGGACTGTACGTACTTTCCTATAAGGAAAGGGCAGGGGGTTGTTGGCGAGGCATTTTTGTCTCCGAATTTGAGTTCCTGCAAGGATTTGACTTGCTTAAGTATAAACGAGTACCCCTTTGCACCCGGTGCACGTAAGGTTGGTTTAACTTCCAGTTTTGCTGTTTGTTTGAAGAGTATGGATTCTGAAAATGATGTCTATGTTATAGAATTCTTTCTATCAGACCAACCGGCTTGCAGTCAATCACAGACCTCACTGGATTCACTTGCAGTAATACAGACCTCGCTGGATTCACTTGCAGTAACTATTAACGAGCATTTCCATAGTTTTAATATTGCTGCTGCAGAGAACTTTCATAACGAGTTTTCTGGTGATGTTAAGATGTCTGAGGATGAAAAGATTGAAGATCCTCCGAGTAACGAGAAGATGGCGGCTTTAGAAGGTGGAGACACGGGAAGTGATATTGATGATCAGGGTGTTGTTCACTTAGGCAACGATGAGAGCCAAGGAAACAATATGTTAGATGCAGAGCAAAAAGGCATTGGTTTCGATTCTCAAGAGAAAGAAGACAGCATTCAGCCATCAGAGACGGGAGACATAGCTGCTGCCAAGCATCAGGATTTGAGTGAGAAGCAGGACGGTAATGCCAACTCTTCTGATTGCATTCCAAGCAAACGTTTAACTTCTGAGCATGAATCTGATCCCAGTGCCAAGAAACAAAAGATAGAATCATTCCCGATGGAACAGTCTTGCGTCGATACTACTCCAGCCAACGGCCCTGATTCTGTTTCTTCCCCAATTCCACAAGTTACAACCGCGAAAGATGAAACTCCCATCACAGTAAAGGTGGTCCATAAAGATGATATCATAAAGTTCCCGCTGTTTCTTTCATCAGGAATCGTGGATTTCGAGGGTGAAGTTATAAGCAGGATGAAGTTAGAAGCCAAAAGCTTTCTCATCAAGTGTCAAGACAAAGACGAGAATTGGCTTCAAATGCAGAGCGATATGGATCTGCAGAGTTATATGAGCACCATGAGGACATTGGGCCGAAGCACGGTCAAATTTTTTCTCGAGCTAATTACCAATTAG
- the LOC116016526 gene encoding pentatricopeptide repeat-containing protein At4g21065-like: protein MIQRQIDEMLFQLAKTIPHLLQLHSLNIKTGLDHHEFLLSQFVLSACSISLQFARSVFEKSPITPSLFTWNTMIREYSKSSSEIESVKLFIRLLRAGIRPDKFVFPSVLKSCGCCSMVGAGGSVHSMAIKTGFVFDVHVNNTLLKMYAACGVVEFARKVFDEMHHRDMVSWSCMIASYVDCNLPSDAIVAFKKMKLANEKESSITLVSLVAACTSLLNVRLGQSIHSQILTNGIEFHVGLATSLLQMYAKCGRVEEAFQIFNSMSTKNLQSWTIMISALADNGRGEEAISLFPRMEEAGLRPDSLSFSAILSACSHLGLVEEGHKYFNRMVNLYDIRPTMEHYGCMVDLLGRAGKIEQAYEVIMSMPMEPNSVILRSFISACKQNGHSNILRLDEHLKELLLKIEPGIAANYVLAANLSSLCGYWDDADGLQSAIKEKGIKKTPGCSWVQLRSGYSENVKGDTVNCFI, encoded by the exons ATGATTCAGCGGCAAATTGATGAGATGCTGTTCCAACTGGCGAAAACTATCCCCCATCTTCTTCAACTCCACTCGCTCAACATAAAAACCGGTCTCGATCATCACGAGTTTCTACTCTCCCAATTCGTGTTATCCGCGTGTTCCATATCGCTCCAGTTTGCGCGATCAGTTTTCGAGAAATCTCCGATCACTCCGTCGCTCTTCACGTGGAACACGATGATCAGAGAATACTCGAAAAGCTCCAGCGAAATCGAGTCCGTGAAGCTGTTTATCCGGCTTCTAAGAGCCGGAATACGACCTGATAAGTTTGTGTTCCCATCCGTGCTAAAATCTTGCGGGTGTTGCTCCATGGTTGGAGCTGGTGGGTCGGTCCATTCAATGGCTATAAAGACGGGATTTGTTTTCGACGTGCATGTGAATAACACCCTTTTGAAAATGTACGCTGCTTGTGGTGTGGTTGAGTTCGCAAggaaggtgttcgatgaaatgcatCACAGGGACATGGTTTCTTGGAGTTGTATGATTGCTAGCTACGTTGATTG TAACCTCCCTTCAGATGCTATTGTGGCATTCAAGAAGATGAAGCTGGCAAATGAAAAGGAAAGTTCAATCACTTTGGTGAGCTTGGTTGCTGCTTGTACCAGTCTCCTTAATGTCAGACTTGGACAGTCCATCCATTCCCAAATTCTAACTAATGGTATTGAATTCCATGTTGGGCTTGCTACATCTCTGCTTCAGATGTATGCAAAATGCGGTCGTGTAGAAGAAGCCTTCCAAATCTTCAACTCAATGAGCACCAAAAATCTGCAGTCCTGGACTATAATGATATCTGCACTTGCAGATAATGGCCGAGGGGAAGAAGCAATATCCTTATTTCCCAGAATGGAAGAAGCCGGCCTGAGGCCTGACAGCTTATCATTTTCTGCAATTTTATCTGCTTGCAGCCACTTAGGTCTCGTGGAAGAAGGTCACAAGTATTTCAACAGAATGGTGAATCTTTACGATATCAGGCCAACGATGGAACATTATGGATGCATGGTGGATTTGCTCGGACGCGCTGGAAAGATAGAACAAGCTTACGAGGTTATCATGAGCATGCCAATGGAACCCAACTCTGTCATATTAAGGAGCTTTATTAGTGCCTGCAAACAGAACGGCCACAGCAATATTCTTCGTCTTGATGAACACCTTAAGGAACTGCTGCTTAAAATCGAGCCTGGCATTGCAGCCAACTATGTACTTGCTGCAAATTTGTCTTCCCTCTGCGGCTATTGGGATGATGCAGATGGCCTGCAATCTGCTATCAAAGAAAAAGGCATAAAGAAAACTCCAGGTTGCAGTTGGGTGCAGCTTCGTAGTGGCTACTCTGAGAATGTAAAGGGAGATACtgtaaattgttttatttaa